A window of the Hordeum vulgare subsp. vulgare chromosome 5H, MorexV3_pseudomolecules_assembly, whole genome shotgun sequence genome harbors these coding sequences:
- the LOC123452144 gene encoding CBL-interacting protein kinase 7-like, whose protein sequence is MAVAKSKAGKHAAPLLGKYELGRLLGRGTFAKVYHARSLVGGEAVAIKVLDKPGLAATAGMDARVLGEVSAMRRLRHPNVLRLHEVLATRSKVYLVMELAPGGDLLSRLASLPSRRLPEHAARRVFLQLVSALIYCHARGVSHRDVKPQNVLLDADGNLKVCDFGLAALPESHRDDGRLHTACGTPAFAAPEVLRRKAYDGVKADAWSCGVILFVLLAGRLPFDDSNMADMCRKAHRREYTLPEWVSQPARRLVSRLLDPNPATRLTVAELSTHPWFKRSLSLDSQLGSLLGGAPERDLLFQAPPTLNAFDIISMSPGLDLSGLFGENRRSREKRFMTTASPEQMVEQLGHSGAKLGYFMVGKKGVERLPLGGLSGLVAMSMEMSEVAPPLMLVELRLEAGDDEEVEKFGWDELRTELGEVVMAWHGCEELRTGAGGGALGCKCLFGLGVPEMVVIAGVAALLFGPKQLPEIGRSVGKTVKSFQQAAKEFETELKKEPEEGGGDQPPPATPTAVSSSDDEEKKELEASSRKESA, encoded by the exons ATGGCCGTCGCCAAGAGCAAGGCAGGCAAGCACGCCGCCCCGCTGCTCGGCAAGTACGAGCTCGGCCGCCTCCTCGGCCGCGGCACCTTCGCCAAGGTCTACCACGCGCGCTCCCTCGTCGGCGGGGAGGCCGTGGCCATCAAGGTGCTCGACAAGCCCGGGCTCGCCGCCACCGCCGGCATGGACGCGCGCGTGCTCGGCGAGGTCTCCGCCATGCGCCGCCTCCGCCACCCCAACGTGCTGCGCCTCCACGAGGTGCTCGCCACGCGCTCCAAGGTCTACCTCGTCATGGAGCTCGCCCCCGGCGGCGACCTCCTCTCCAGGCTCGCCTCCCTCCCGTCGCGCCGCCTGCCCGAGCACGCCGCGAGGCGCGTCTTCCTCCAGCTCGTCTCCGCGCTCATCTACTGCCACGCGCGCGGGGTGTCCCACCGCGACGTCAAGCCGCAGAACGTCCTCCTCGACGCCGACGGCAACCTCAAGGTCTGCGACTTCGGCCTCGCCGCGCTCCCGGAGTCCCACCGCGACGACGGCCGCCTGCACACCGCCTGCGGCACGCCCGCCTTCGCCGCCCCCGAGGTGCTCCGCCGCAAGGCGTACGACGGCGTCAAGGCCGACGCATGGTCCTGCGGCGTCATcctcttcgtcctcctcgccggccgCCTGCCGTTCGACGACTCCAACATGGCCGACATGTGCAGGAAGGCGCACCGCCGCGAGTACACGCTCCCGGAGTGGGTGTCCCAACCGGCGCGCCGCCTCGTCAGCCGCCTGCTCGACCCCAACCCAGCCACCCGCCTCACAGTCGCCGAGCTCTCCACCCACCCGTGGTTCAAACGCTCGCTCAGCCTCGACTCGCAGCTCGGAAGCCTCCTCGGCGGCGCGCCGGAGCGCGATCTCCTGTTCCAGGCCCCGCCGACGCTGAACGCGTTCGACATCATAAGCATGTCGCCGGGGCTCGACCTGTCGGGACTCTTCGGCGAAAACCGGCGGAGCCGTGAGAAGCGGTTCATGACGACGGCGTCGCCGGAGCAGATGGTCGAGCAGCTCGGGCACTCGGGTGCAAAGCTCGGTTACTTCATGGTGGGCAAGAAAGGAGTAGAGCGGCTGCCACTAGGCGGCCTGTCGGGGCTCGTGGCCATGTCCATGGAGATGTCGGAGGTGGCGCCGCCCCTGATGCTCGTCGAGCTGAGGCTGGaggccggcgacgacgaggaggtcgAGAAGTTCGGATGGGACGAGCTTAGGACGGAGCTTGGGGAGGTGGTCATGGCGTGGCATGGATGCGAGGAATT GCGGACGGGCGCGGGGGGCGGCGCGCTCGGGTGCAAGTGCCTGTTCGGGCTCGGCGTGCCGGAGATGGTCGTCATCGCCGGCGTCGCGGCGCTGCTGTTCGGGCCCAAGCAGCTCCCCGAGATCGGCCGCAGCGTCGGCAAGACCGTCAAGAGCTTCCAGCAG GCAGCCAAGGAATTTGAAACAGAACTGAAGAAAGAGCCCGAGGAAGGCGGCGGCGACCAGCCTCCACCTGCAACCCCCACGGCGGTCAGCAGCAGCGACGATGAAGAGAAAAAGGAGTTAGAGGCATCGAGTAGGAAAGAGAGCGCATGA